cactcaaTGCTAGCATCCCTCTGCCACAGAATGGAATGGTTCTAAACTCAAATTAGCAGTGACAATCTGACTGAAATCTTTAATAATATCAATTCCTTGTATATAACAGCAGCACACTCTATACATGCACTTACAGTTTACATTTTTCTTTCTCATGATTGATTACCATTTAAGAGCCTTCTACAATGTGAAAGGGCTACTCCATCCTTAATTCACAAAACCTGCCCCTTAACCACATGGCAAAGAAATCAATCTGCATGATTATGAATAAACTGCAATATATAACCATCCCACAAAGAGTTATCTTCCTCACCAGACTGTGGCTAATCTCTACAATCATAGGAGAGAAGGGCAAATGCACACAGTTTATTGAACAGATTCAAGAGACATTCCTTTATAATATTCGGCAAATTCCTTCAGCCGTGTCTGACTGCTCTTCCCGATTACACATTGCTACGTGGCTTGATCAGCAAAAGAGGTACAGATGTGATGATggtgtgattcaattagccaatcagaacctagACCCTATAATAAACAGCACCAAATCAacagaccgctgaagaacctaGCCTGAAACAATAGTCTTGAAGTGGCGTGCTTGCGATGTTCCACATTCTGTTCAATACTAGATTTCCAAAAACAAACACCATCCGCTGGAACAAGTTCACCATGATGTTAGCATCCCTTTCTACCTCCTTCGTTTCGCACTGCTTTCGCCGACACCAGGGCTCGGCGTAGTGACAGCTGCCTGTCGTGTTCTCTTTCGTTTCGGTGAATTGTCTTTTTCAGAGGGAGTTGTGGTTGCTATGAGACTTGCTGCACCACCGGATATACGAAATGTGGCTTTGAGGGAATCTGTCTTGGAAGATGAACCTATAGAATGAAATGAAACCGTAAAAAGTGTATTAAAAGAGGGTATAAGCAAAAATGAAGCACAACATCAATAAAAATAGAGCATATAGTGTGACCACTCATCTTACCTAGCAAGACCTGCAGTTGGAAGGTATCTTATCATTTTTGATGAACTTTTTAAAGTTATGGGATGTCAGGTTAAATGTACATGTGCAATGTACTTCAGTGAAATTGGCCTAAGAATGAACAgtaaaaagtaaaagtaaaggagtcgaacctgaGGACGGATCCGTAaacgattaggccagactccactgaaatgttgctgtgggggattGCCACACCTCCACAGTGAGTATGTTAACTTTCCAGCacttaagaatgccggtacccaagTACCCACCtgagtggagaggagtaatcgagataaagtgccttacaaAGGGCACAGCATGATGGCGATGCAGGGGCTCGAACCcccaaccttccgattatgagtcggatcCTATTCCACTCGGCCACTGTTCAGTATAGCTTCAGAATGAACAGTGCTGTTCGCCTCTAATTCCACCCAACCATCAACCGGGGCTTTCCCTTTTTTAACAACTGGTCCACTGTTGACAGTAGAGTTAGCTACATTTTACAACTTACCCACCAGCATTTACAGGCCGGATTTTGCCAATGAACAGGTGATATATTTGAGCCATGCGCCAACCCCAAAATGTGTCTAATGGTAAAACTCACACTATTCATAAAATATTCTGGTTTTAGGGCTTTCACAtccttaccgtatttcgtcaaatagtcgccccccccccacttttttcaaccaagatgtttaaaaaatgccgatatttccatgctatcttgtgtagtaagcttaccaagttgcccacatagtcgataatagcgtcactttttggcgcaaatctggattggaaacccggaagtgaaccagaagtcagtgtttctagttcatagttcgtcattttagcgtgagttttaagtttacctaatgatgtTAAcgtgaattatcgttctaaaattgaccttgaataaacgccccccccctttgggaaaatgtaacatgtttatttgacgaaatacggtatttgtgCCTTTCATTTCAAGTAAAAGAATTGGGGAAAAAAACACCAAGAAATTTCACGGATGGGGTGGATGAAGTGGAATTCCAAGATCATTATTCcgtgaaggaaaaacaaaattggaTCATCCCCCCAATCCAAATATACAAACAAACCTTCATCACTTGATGACACACTTGATGACCTCTTAGCTAGTGGCTTATCTGGATCTTTGCGCTTTGTGGTTATCAGATCACCATAATCACTGTGTGGTAAACTGAAATCTGCCTGTGTGTTTGGAAATGGTAGATTTTCTGATTCATCCTGAAAAAGAAGCAAATGGATATTGGAACACACCGAAACTATGATCACTAtttcacatggcgcaagaaagatgaATCGTGGATTtttgcacagatattggaacacacatgtgttccaatatctgtgatttttgtggttaatctttcttgagcgatcagagttagagtatagttggtaactaagaaaaataCAGGTCCTACTTGTCAGACTAGTTACAATTTAGTGTTAAACTGCTAGTCATCAAAGTTTTAAGACAAATTGCAAGGCAGGCTCCTCTTGTTTTGAGCAAATCttctaatattatttttgaaaacatataaaATTGAAGGTCTCTCCTCTTATTGCtgtttaaaaagtaaaatataaAGAATATTACGGTAGCAAAATGTGGATTGATAATATTGCAAACTTACCAAGGCCTGCATGTCATACATGGTGGACAGATGTTTCCAGATAGACCTAGAACTGATTTTCTTGCCTGTAACTTGATGGAACTTCTCATGAATACACATCATCTGAAAATTCTTGTTCACTcctgcacaaaaaaaaaaaaaatatttaaaaaaataaataaatgaggcATAcaatatagtatacaaaattaatTTCATCATCCTTTTGTGACAAGAATTGATTCCTTGATTCTTTGCAAACTTGTTTTGTTGCTGCTTTAGACTGATTGATTCCTATGATAAAGTTATGTAAAACTATTGAGTAGAAGCTACCAAGGcggtatatcgtcagcctgctatgctTTTTGTTGATGTCCTTttcgtaattttgagaacaaagcatGCAGACAAACTAACCCAAACAGTCAATAAACACGAaatttcgagcagataaactgctcttcttcaggaaagacaacaaaatataaaatcaaacaacaaaaactatgTGCTGTAATTGAACTAGagtggttaccgcaccatagctgaaccatgatgCTTCAGCAGTATATTGTGGAATATCACTGTCACCAGGGGGGCTCATGTGAATACATTCTtgggagatatgaaaaggacccaaaataggaatatcgaaCTGGTTCTTTTGAGCAGTGTCATCCCctgtggggaaattatttttttattatatattctttacttcagatctctttcatttgacaccactcagggtcATACCTTCTTCGATGTCAAAGTCAGTGCAAAAAATTTACCCATTGATCTCCTTCACATGCATGATTTTCCAACACTGCGCACATGCATAAATCGTCTGTGTGCTGTTGCATTTGTAAGAGTGTAAAGAGTCTAGGTCATTTGATAGACTCGTGCGCATACTGCAATCTCTTCGAAAGTACGGTATTTCGGTACAACATATTattttcatggccatacgacagtttttactaatttgacctcagatgacccctagatgacctcagtgaccttgacccactaaccaatacaaaccggttctgtctcgggtcaagatgcacccacccacctagtttgaggaacgtgcgactcatagtctccatgaaaataggcggaaagcaaactttaaccaaaactttaaccaaatttgtcacatacacacacacccccacacacacccccaccccacacatacatatacggaaaagtgattatatagtctcctgccttatcaggcgagacaaaaatatgCTATGAGCCGACTGAGCTGGGTTATCGCACAATGGCGATGGGATTTTTTCAACTGAAGGGCCAAAAATAACACCCTAAATAAATGGCGATGATCGATGTTCAAAATGGATACCATTTAAGTCGAAATACTGGGAAATCAACCccttatttgcaaaaatgttgttgATGCCTGATGGCAAAAATGCGACCCTATTTCGATGTTTTTATTTAACGTGAATGTGTAGCTCCATGATGATGATATGTGAGTGACCCCCTTAGTGGGGATtttgcactttcagtttccctcgcgtttgaatgggaattggattgcgtactttctcAATGTTTAGTGAGTAtatttctccaatattttgagaTGTTGACGTCGaagtttctattctatattgtttggtaataatgtcttttgccaatagtatgtttaaagttgtaattttgtgtttttacatgtagatcgcaaagatcggatatttttattcccaatTGCAAGGGTGCAGAAATCGGCgaaactttgacgataattttgcctttttggacactaaaatgcatttgatccataattttgtttcaactgaGTCTTAGCAAGCACAATAATAAGGTTGGTACCGTACCActtttgtacatacatgtacattgatgaaattttaaagatttttttgcaaatttctgacctgcgcaaatcgttaagtgtgtatttcccattgacatccaaaatggcataCATTGTGTAAGCCAGTCCTAAATATTAGGTACGGCGTATacaggactggcaagcgagtctagaccccccccccccgggtaggctagctcacatcacacactataggtggcgctattcgtccatagggaagtggaatgtgcatgtacggtccaaaaatggctttattgtggggctcaatggagaaaatcactaaaaattaattttgacaacccaaacctaagtgatgttgacttatgttggtactggcatgatactggattcataaactatcacatagtgcaatccatgttccaccaagtagACGCTTGATTTAGCTCaataagcaatttgtgtgtaaatcaagaccatccaaaacagctttcttacagtaaagaataggagatcatctggggtcacatacagtcagtagtgtgcattgtacatgtgcctgctgtcacaatttcacacacaaaattttgggcaatttgatgacactatttttgtctgtaacttcaaaagtatatgcactagaaacatgattgaccccttattgtttaggtaatttaattctctttcacatgaaagaactttcagctaaaaatattgaacttcaaaattttatgaacatgcctacccCGGGTAAATTCCCAAATTTACATGCTtaacctcagttgttcggctcaaaataaaagggataatatctgacagtaaaagttaacattttatggaaaagaaatactaatctatttttatggaaaggtTACAATATGGATTTTAAGCTTATCGTCAACAAAATGACAAAGAAAATTGATTGGGTTACGGGCTGTGCATAACCGTGTTTAAAACCCATTTGACATTTCATATCtacaaaaagttcaaaattcTAACATAATACGGTCAAATTCTGAAATCTTATTGAATCTTTATGTGGACAAGATATTCCGTTACACATCTATCTTACCAACAGGCTTATGTCCTCTCATTGCATGGAATAAACCGACCTCCATTTCCACATTCCACGTGAATTCGTCTTCACCCACCGCCATGTTGAAAAATTGTTTGTGTCAGTGTTGCCAGTTTGTTGTAGGTTACATTTTTACAACGCAAAATCACTAAGTTtttttaggcctacataaggggtggtgcaataattatgtttaccccggggtggtgaattctcaaattggtctgccaaaatcgcttgaccccccctgaccgtgccaaaaatctttgcccccctttgacgtgccaaaaatctttgcccccccttttgtgccaaaaatctttgcccccccttacacatgcaagattttggggaacccgaatttaaaaccttaaattgtcttatcatatagtgcgagcgcagcgagcaggaaattttgcatatttgaacgtgttcctaacgttttcctacacctttttagggcatatAGACGTACCCAAAAtagctgtgccaaaaatcgcatgccccctttcgacctgccaaaatcgcttgaccccccccctttcaacctgccaaaaaatgcttgcccccccttttggcctgccaaaaatctttgcccccctataattcaccaccccggtaattattgcaccacccctaataaaCAAACAATATTCCCCGACAATATTCTCCCATTCACAAataaacattcaaaacattttggttctTTTAtgcacttttcttgttttatcccACCACATTTATATCACCGATTTATTATCGCTTTCCTTGTTTTATTCCCCTTGCATGCAGTCTTGTGACCCTTTCCTGTCCCTAGGGGCCtatcacttttcttgttttattcaccttttcaTCACTTTTCTTGTTTTTGTCCCCTTTTAACCACCTCTTCTTGTTTTATCcccttttcattgttttattccCCTAAGtcttgttttattccccttttTCTGTTTTATTCCCATTTTCACCACTTTTCTTTACTTCCCTTTCACGTTTCTTGGCTcctcttattttgttttcttttattcatcacttttcttgttttattccccttttcatcacttttcttgttttattcccctaATTCATCACTTTTCTGCTTTATTCCCCTtttcattacttttcttgttttattccatCACCACTTTCCTTGTTTTACCGGTATTCCCCTAATTcatcacttttcttgttttagtTTCATCACTAATCTTGTTTTATTCccattttcatcactttgcttgTTTTATTCCCCTCCCTTTTCATCGCTTTTCTTGCTTTATTCCCCATTTTCACCACTTTCCTTCTTCTATTCCGCTTTTcatcacttttcttgttttattcccatAGTTTCACCACTTTCCTTGTTTTATTCCCTAATTCATCACTTTTCTTGTATTATTCTCCTTTTCATCACTAGCACTTCATCTTGTTTTATTCCCATTTTATCACTTTGCTTATTTTATTCCCCTAATTCATCGCTTTTCTTGCTTTATTCCCCGTTTTCACCACTTTCCTTGTTTTATTCCCCCTTTTCATcacttgtcttgttttattccccaTTTTCGTCAGTTTGcttgttttattccccttttcatcacttttcttattttattccCAATTTTCATCAGTTTTCTTCTTTTATTCCATTTTTcatcacttttcttgttttattcccctaattcatcacttttcttgttttattccccttttcatcacttttcttgttttattcccctaATTCATCACTTTTCTTGCTTTATTCCCCTTTTcatcacttttcttgttttattcccatCACCACTTTCCTTGTTTTACCGGTATTCCCTTAATTcattacttttcttgttttagTTTCATCACTTATCTTGTTTTACTCccattttcatcactttgcttgTTTTATTACCCTCCCTTTTCATCGCTTTTCTTGCTTTATtccactttttcatcactttccttgttttattccccttttCATCACTTTCCTTGTTCATTCCCCACATACAACACTTTCCTTGTTTCATTCTCCTTTTAATcacctttcttttttcatttcccaATTCATCacttttcttgtaggcctattcacaTTTTCagcacttttcttgttttattcccatTTTCATTGcttttcttattttattcaaacaaaatcataacttttcttgttttattccccatTTAGATCACCGATTTGTTATCATTTTCATCACTTTTCCTGTTTCCCTTTTCATCTCTTTCCTTGTTTTATTCCCCCTTTTCATCacattttcttgttttattccccttttCATCGCTTTTCTTGCTTTATTCCCCTCCTTCATCACTTTCcttgttttattccccttttCATCACTTTTTTTGTTCATTCCCCCTTCACAACACTTTTCTTGTTTCATTCTCCTTTTCATATCACCTTTCTTGCTTATTTCCCAATTCAGTGGCGTGTCGAGGGAGGGTGTGGCATTTGGGGTGCTGAAGCCCTCTGCAACCCcgattgttaaaaatcatgtaaaatcagccgtttttttggCGATTTAGCCACTAAGCccctgcataactctgaaagcccctctgagccccccccacccccccaggaaaagatcctggacatgcCGCTGCAATTTATCGCTTTTCTTGAATTCACCCTTTCagcacttttcttgttttattctcCTTTTCATTGATTTATTCCCATTTTcatcacttttcttgttttattccccgATTCATCAATTTTCTTGCTGTATTCATCACTTGTTTTATTCCCCTTGTCATCACTTTCCTTGTTTTATTCCCCCTATTTCAAGGCCGcgggcccgaggccggagactaaACACTCCAAGCGAGCCCTAGAATAATTATAATAgtgtacttttttttaaaactttaccccataatttcctcTCCAAACCCTGCCCTcgatcgggggctaatttatataTAGTTCAAGCTTCTTGGATGTATACATATTTCGCGGTTTAGTAGGCAACGAAAAAGAAACCCTCTTCTACGGACGGACAAACCTTtcaaattgggtcggtcggtcggcctttcttttttctttttttttttttttttttttttaaaattgaaatgacccaaaaatcaccaaaatctgtaaataatttgcaatttgagaaaatacaacaacaaaaaattgttcctgaaatttccgaaatttgggtcggcattcatttgtacaggaaaaatgttGTTCCCAATTTGtttaaaatctgggtcggtcgggtccgtagaacagggttttcttttttcgtcgcctcagTGGTTCTTTGCTGCCATGCAGGGCAATTATCTACTTGGCTATCCCTATTTAGCCagcgcacagtgggccagaatcgcctcaaagtgtgccaaaattattaTTGGACAATCAAACGCTTACAAACACGGTAAAATGACTATATTAGGGGTTTttgaggctgcagaattcaatggaggcatttttaaaatgtatgacgtcatcaaaatgctgaacggtgattggtcgattattttaCATCAGTTTAttaaatgataggcctatatgttaaaatttaaattgaaaatgcaaaataggggttccaaggggtgcgaaattcaatgatgacattttcgaaagcgtatgacgtcattaatatgctgatatgtgattggtcaattattcctaCGCACAGTT
Above is a genomic segment from Amphiura filiformis chromosome 17, Afil_fr2py, whole genome shotgun sequence containing:
- the LOC140137719 gene encoding uncharacterized protein; protein product: MAVGEDEFTWNVEMEVGLFHAMRGHKPVGVNKNFQMMCIHEKFHQVTGKKISSRSIWKHLSTMYDMQALDESENLPFPNTQADFSLPHSDYGDLITTKRKDPDKPLAKRSSSVSSSDEGSSSKTDSLKATFRISGGAASLIATTTPSEKDNSPKRKRTRQAAVTTPSPGVGESSAKRRR